The Candidatus Omnitrophota bacterium genomic interval AGTTCCTTATACTCTTCCACCCGGCTGTGGTAGAATTTAACCATGATGAGAAAGCCCAGATACATAGTACATGTGGACATGGACGCCTTTTTCGCGTCCGTCGAGCAACTTGACCATCCTGAACACATGGGCAAACCCGTGATAGTGGGCGCCGACCCGGCCGGTGGAAAAGGACGCGGCGTGGTGGCGGCTTGCTCATATGAAGCCCGTAAATTCGGCATACACTCCGCGATGCCGATATCCCATGCCTACAACAGGTGTCCGGCCGGGATATTCCTGCGGCCCCGCATGGAAAGATACGCGGAGATCTCCCACATGGTGTTCTGTATCTTTGAAAGGTTCACCCCGGACATCGAGCCGATAAGTGTCGACGAAGCCTTCCTCGACATATCCGGCAGCTTCCACCTTTTCGGTACCCCCGAAGATACCTGTCGCAAGATAAAAGAGACCGTGAAACAAGTGACCGGCCTTACCGCTTCCGTGGGCCTCGCCCCGAACATGATGACCGCCAAAATAGCGTCGGACCTGAAAAAACCGGATGGACTGGTAATAGTAACAAGCGAAGGGCTTACGGATTTCCTGGACCCCCTACCCGTCTCCAGGCTTTGGGGTGTCGGCGAAAGGACCCTGGAACATCTGCACAACATGGGCATAAGGACCATCGGCGCCCTCGCGCGTACAAGCGGTGACCTTCTCGAAGGGACTTTCGGCAAAAGCGGGAGGCATCTATGGCTCCTCGCAAGAGGCATAGACGAACGTCCTGTCGAAAGCGGATATTCCGCGAGGTCCGTCAGCAATGAATACACTTTCAACTCGGATTCACACGATGAGGACAAGATCAAGGATATTATCATGCAGCTCAGCGAAAAGGTCTCACATCGCATGCGCAAGGACGGCCTTAAAGGACGCACGATAACCCTGAAGATACGTTTCACTGGTTTCCATACATTCACCCGCGCGACAACGCTCGAGCGGGATACGAATTACGTGGACGATATATACAAAGGAGCGGCATCGAAACTCGTGGAATTCGACATAAAGGGCAAAGGAGTACGTCTTGTGGGCGTAAAAGTCTCCAATCTCGCGTCTTCCTCCGGGGACATATTGCTTTTCGACATGGATACGGCCACGACAAGGAAAAAAGAGCGCCTCCACGCGGCCATCGACCGTCTTATCGACAAATTCGGCGAAGGCTCCCTGCGTAGACGCGCTTGAACTTACATTCTCACACCAGCATATGCTCGCCTATCATGTCAGCTTTGGCCTTACCGACAAGATTCTCCGCTATCTTAAGCCCGAAGGCTATGGCCGTAGCCGGGCCGCGACTGGTAATAACGTTCCTGTCCTGCACGACATTTTCTTTTGTGAACTTCACAAGCGGTGAAAAGCTTTTTTCCATACCGGGATAACATGTGGCTTTTTTACCTTCCAGAACTCCTGTGGGCTCTAATACAAGCGCCGGAGCGGCGCATATCGCGCATATGAGCTTTCCGGCCTTGTCGAGCTTAACAATAAGGTCTTTGAGCCGTGTTGACCTCGCCAGGTTCTCAGCCCCGGGCATGCCTCCCGGCAGGACTATGGCGTCCGGCATATCATCGGCTTTTTCCAGGAGAGTATCGGCCTTCACCACCACTCCTCTCGCGCCTTTCACGGTTTCCGATCCAAGACCGGCTACAGTAACTTCTATTTCAGCGCGGCGAAGGACATCTATCGCGGTCACGGCTTCGACATCCTCGAACCCTTCCGCGAGCACCACCAGGGCTTTTCTGGGCATTGCATTCCTCCTTTATCTCTTTCCGACGAACCCTACCGACAGCTTAACCGCCTCCTCGATACCCTCGCTGAAACGTTTATGGTCGTTAACATCCTTCTCTTGCCAGAACGGTCTTTCCGGCGGAGCGTCGCTTACCACCAGGAGCCCTATGGCCTTCATCCCCGTGAACGCGGCCGCGGCATATACCGCTGATACTTCCATGTCGATACCGGCGAACCCGGACCCGGCCAAGCCCGTTAAAAGTTCCGGGGTTTCCGCCAATATGGACCCTATCGTATAGACCCGGCCCTTACCTATGTGCATAGCCTTACCGCAATTCTCCTTTATGTAACGTTCGGCAAGAGCCACATATTCCGCCGATCCCCTAACGATCGTGCCTTCGTCCACCGCCAGGGCTCCCGTATGATACCTGGTGAACCCTTCCCCGTCATACGCCTCATCACACAGCAGGATATCCCCAACATGCAGATCGCCAAGAGAACCGCAGAACCCCGCGAACACCAGTTCCCTTACCCCACACTCCCCGAGAAGGCGCACCGCGTCACCCGTCATGGCCGAACCTATACCCGTCCTTATCACAGCTATTGCTTTACCGTTCGTTCCGCGTGAAACAAAACCACTGAAGAACCTGCCGGTGAACTCTGAAGCCACTCCGCAATTGGCGGCAAATCTCCTCAGCGGGATCACCGGGCTTATGACGACCTTCTCCGGAAA includes:
- the dinB gene encoding DNA polymerase IV — its product is MMRKPRYIVHVDMDAFFASVEQLDHPEHMGKPVIVGADPAGGKGRGVVAACSYEARKFGIHSAMPISHAYNRCPAGIFLRPRMERYAEISHMVFCIFERFTPDIEPISVDEAFLDISGSFHLFGTPEDTCRKIKETVKQVTGLTASVGLAPNMMTAKIASDLKKPDGLVIVTSEGLTDFLDPLPVSRLWGVGERTLEHLHNMGIRTIGALARTSGDLLEGTFGKSGRHLWLLARGIDERPVESGYSARSVSNEYTFNSDSHDEDKIKDIIMQLSEKVSHRMRKDGLKGRTITLKIRFTGFHTFTRATTLERDTNYVDDIYKGAASKLVEFDIKGKGVRLVGVKVSNLASSSGDILLFDMDTATTRKKERLHAAIDRLIDKFGEGSLRRRA
- a CDS encoding DJ-1/PfpI family protein, with the protein product MPRKALVVLAEGFEDVEAVTAIDVLRRAEIEVTVAGLGSETVKGARGVVVKADTLLEKADDMPDAIVLPGGMPGAENLARSTRLKDLIVKLDKAGKLICAICAAPALVLEPTGVLEGKKATCYPGMEKSFSPLVKFTKENVVQDRNVITSRGPATAIAFGLKIAENLVGKAKADMIGEHMLV